A segment of the Vagococcus hydrophili genome:
ACAGCTGCCAAACAATATGGGATTGAAGAATATAGTGATGTGATCTTAGCGATTATCTATACTGAAAGTAAAGGTGATCATGTGGATTTAATGCAGAGTAGTGAAAGTAAATATGGGACAAGAAATCGTATTTTTACAAGTGAAGAAAGTATTGAATCAGGTGTCGAGCACTTAGCAGAAGTGATTAAAGAAGCTGATGCTCAAAAGTGTGATATTTGGACAGCAGTTCAAGCTTATAATTTCGGTTCGAAGTATATAAATTATGTTTCTGATCACGGCAAAAAGAATACGCTAGAAATTTCTGAAACGTATTCAAGAGATATTTTAGCACCGTTATTAGGAAATAAAACTCAGGAAACTTATTTTTATAAGCATCCCTTTGCTTTGATGCATAATGGGGGAAAGCTTTATAAAGATGGTGGAAACTTTTTTTACGCAGAAAGTGTTAAATGGAATTTAAAATTAGTTAAATTATTTTCAAAATTTTAGAGTAAAAAAGAGAGACTGTGACATAAGTAGGTCACAACCTCTCTTTTTTATTGGTAAGATGTAACAAACTCTCCAAAAGCATTTCCATCATATCCTGGTGAGATTCGAACTCTTTTTAAGGCAAATAGACCATCTGATTTTTTAGCATATCCTGGTTCAGTTGTAATCGCCATTTTGTAACCTACTTCTTCTGCGATGCGTTGAACACGTTCGTCATATCGCCCAGCAGGATAGCAGAGTAAGCTAGTGTTTTGACTCAATTCTTTATCAAACCAAGCTTTAGAATCTTTCAACTCGCTTGTAATATGGCTATCTTCAAGAGTGTTCAAGTCTAAATGGGAAACAGTGTGGCTTTCGATATTAATGGTGTCACTTTGAGCCATTTCTTTCATTTGTGCTAAGTCAAAATAACTTGATGATCCCAGTTTAGATGTGATGTAACTAATTGTTGCTTTCATTTTAAGATCTTTTAAAATTGGGAACCCTTCTGTGTAGTTGTTGAGATAACCATCATCTAAAGTAACCCAAACAATTTTTTCAGCTGGCTTTTTATTTTCTGTTAAAACAATATAGGCTTCTTCTGGTGTTAAGGTATAGTAACCATTATCTTTGAGCCATTTCATATGTTCTTTGAATTCAGCAGGAGGAACTTTTAGTGAGTTTCCTTCAGGCTCTGTTAAACTGTGATACATTAAAATCGGGA
Coding sequences within it:
- a CDS encoding lysozyme family protein, whose amino-acid sequence is MKVKKKKSFFKKFVFTLLLSLVVLSIVTVFILRKQVKNVMVWEDQVTTAAKQYGIEEYSDVILAIIYTESKGDHVDLMQSSESKYGTRNRIFTSEESIESGVEHLAEVIKEADAQKCDIWTAVQAYNFGSKYINYVSDHGKKNTLEISETYSRDILAPLLGNKTQETYFYKHPFALMHNGGKLYKDGGNFFYAESVKWNLKLVKLFSKF
- a CDS encoding polysaccharide deacetylase family protein codes for the protein MKKKWVWLLFFLLIVEVALASFIFLNPFKTKEVAKTSSSSTEVTALSTETSSTSKEKTKWIESDTEISFPILMYHSLTEPEGNSLKVPPAEFKEHMKWLKDNGYYTLTPEEAYIVLTENKKPAEKIVWVTLDDGYLNNYTEGFPILKDLKMKATISYITSKLGSSSYFDLAQMKEMAQSDTINIESHTVSHLDLNTLEDSHITSELKDSKAWFDKELSQNTSLLCYPAGRYDERVQRIAEEVGYKMAITTEPGYAKKSDGLFALKRVRISPGYDGNAFGEFVTSYQ